From Streptomyces yatensis, one genomic window encodes:
- a CDS encoding TetR/AcrR family transcriptional regulator, with the protein MSEGDKPMPATPGTAKRADARRNEKALLDAAASVFVTDGVDAPVRRIAAAAGVGMGTIYRHFPTRADLVVAVYRHQVDTCAEAGPTLLATATSPFAALRQWVELFVDFLATKHGLAAAMRNDPDGFTALHALFIERLVPALAEILDAARGAGEVTADVAPYQLIRAIGDICAGGERTDPQYDVRLTIRLLLDGCRR; encoded by the coding sequence GTGAGTGAAGGCGACAAGCCGATGCCGGCCACCCCGGGCACGGCCAAGCGCGCGGACGCCCGGCGGAACGAGAAGGCCCTGCTCGACGCCGCGGCGTCGGTGTTCGTCACGGATGGAGTGGACGCGCCGGTGCGCCGGATCGCCGCCGCGGCGGGCGTCGGCATGGGCACGATCTACCGGCACTTCCCCACCCGCGCGGACCTCGTCGTGGCCGTGTATCGGCACCAGGTCGACACCTGTGCCGAAGCGGGGCCCACCCTGCTCGCGACGGCGACGTCACCGTTCGCCGCCCTGCGTCAATGGGTGGAGCTCTTCGTGGACTTCCTGGCGACCAAGCACGGGCTCGCCGCCGCCATGCGCAACGATCCCGACGGCTTCACCGCCCTGCACGCGCTGTTCATCGAGCGCCTCGTGCCGGCGCTCGCCGAGATCCTCGATGCCGCCCGGGGCGCGGGCGAGGTCACGGCCGACGTCGCCCCCTACCAGCTGATCCGCGCGATCGGCGACATCTGCGCCGGCGGGGAGAGGACCGATCCGCAGTACGACGTGCGCCTCACCATTCGGCTGCTGCTCGACGGATGCCGGCGGTAG